In a genomic window of Anoplopoma fimbria isolate UVic2021 breed Golden Eagle Sablefish chromosome 6, Afim_UVic_2022, whole genome shotgun sequence:
- the mrps5 gene encoding 28S ribosomal protein S5, mitochondrial — MAASIRVCCALRITMGGAAPLCSVRGALQVSQLTARSSAASLHRNPAAPLFPPTAWQQTRHGSFFNKLTAEELWRGVLAESGSGARKGRGKRTKRKLKRDLNRGQNIGEGRGGFLWPGLNVPVLKDGNLQSMSKRGESEQQEVRAELVRQRDEWERKRKMKVKRERGWTGNSWGGISLGPPDPGPNGETYEDFDSRVIEVKSVFNMTAKEGRKRSISCLVAVGNGNGAAGFALGKAADRITALRKAKNRAIHYLYYIERYNNQTIYHDIQSKFKRTTLRMKKQHDGYGLHCHRAVITLCRLIGIKDMYCKVEGSVNLLNITRALFTGLANQEIHQKLADKKQLHVVEFQPQRGPLPVVVASPKDGARPAPEPEDEIPNTRLHWDDVRAAQGIKRSIWAGVKRTIW, encoded by the exons atggcggcgTCCATACGGGTGTGCTGTGCCCTCCGCATCACCATGGGAG gtgCAGCCCCGCTCTGCAGCGTCCGTGGAGCCCTTCAGGTGTCCCAGCTGACGGCTCGATCCTCAGCAGCCTCTCTGCACAGAAACCCTGCAGCTCCACTGTTTCCTCCGACGGCGTGGCAGCAAACCAGACACGGCAGCTTCTTCAACAAGT tgACGGCTGAGGAGTTGTGGAGAGGAGTTCTGGCTGAGTCGGGTTCTGGAGCGAGGaagggaagaggaaagagaacCAAACGCAAACTGAAGAGAGACCTGAACCGAGGACAGAACATCGGAGAGg GTCGCGGTGGTTTCTTGTGGCCCGGCCTGAACGTTCCGGTGCTGAAGGACGGGAATCTGCAGAGCATGAGCAAACGAGGGGAGAGCGAGCAGCAGGAGGTTCGGGCTGAACTAG TGCGTCAGAGGGACGagtgggagaggaagaggaagatgaaggtgaagagggagagaggatggaCGGGAAACTCCTGGGGGGGCATCAGCCTGGGCCCCCCCGACCCCGGACCCAACGGAG AAACATACGAGGACTTTGATTCCCGTGTCATTGAG gTGAAGAGTGTTTTCAACATGACGGCGAAGGAGGGCAGGAAGAGATCCATCAGCTGTCTGGTCGCCGTGGGAAACGGAAACGGAGCCGCAG GCTTTGCTTTGGGGAAAGCAGCAGACAGAATCACAGCTCTCAGGAAG GCCAAGAACCGAGCCATCCACTACCTGTACTACATAGAACGATACAACAACCAGACCA TTTATCATGACATCCAATCCAAGTTCAAGAGGACGACGCTGCGCATGAAGAAACAACACGATG GTTACGGTCTGCACTGCCACCGGGCCGTCATCACTCTGTGCCGGCTGATCGGCATAAAGGACATGTACTGTAAAGTGGAGGGATCGGTCAACCTCCTCAACATCACCAGGGCGCTCTTCACCGGATTAGCCAATCAG GAAATCCACCAGAAGCTTGCCGACAAGAAGCAGCTCCACGTGGTGGAGTTCCAGCCCCAGAGAGGTCCTCTCCCCGTGGTGGTGGCGAGTCCCAAAGACGGAGCCCGACCAGCGCCGGAGCCCGAGGACGAGATCCCAAACACCCGGCTGCACTGGGACGACGTTCGGGCCGCTCAGGGAATCAAACGCTCGATCTGGGCCGGCGTCAAACGCACCATCTGGTAG